From a single Brassica rapa cultivar Chiifu-401-42 chromosome A01, CAAS_Brap_v3.01, whole genome shotgun sequence genomic region:
- the LOC103849767 gene encoding serine/arginine-rich SC35-like splicing factor SCL30A has product MRGRSYTPSPPRGYGRRGRSPSPRGRYGGGGGRDRDLPTSLLVRNLRHDCRQEDLRRPFEQFGPVKDIYLPRDYYTGDPRGFGFIQYVDPADAAEAKHHMEGYLLLGRELTVVFAEENRKKPTEMRTRDRGGRSNRFNDRRRSPPRYSRSPPPRRGGRTRSRSREYNSPPPKRHQSRSVSPQERRYEKERSYSRSPPRNGSRARSGSHEKVKKSYSRSRSPRRSVSPRRNRSYTPEQARSPVPRQSRSPSPRGERNGDRSPSQ; this is encoded by the exons ATGAGGGGAAGGAGCTACACACCATCACCACCGAGGGGCTATGGGAGGAGGGGCAGGAGCCCTAGCCCCCGTGGCCGTTATGGTGGGGGTGGGGGTCGTGACAGGGATCTCCCAACCAGTCTTTTGGTTCGCAACCTTCGTCATGATTGCAG GCAAGAAGACCTTAGGAGGCCATTTGAGCAGTTCGGTCCTGTCAAGGACATCTACCTTCCAAGGGATTATTATACCGG AGATCCAAGGGGGTTTGGTTTCATTCAGTATGTGGATCCTGCTGATGCTGCTGAGGCAAAACATCACATGGAAGGCTATCTTCTTCTTGGTCGCGAGCTGACTGTTGTATTTGCAGAAGAGAACAGGAAGAAGCCAACTGAAATGAGAACTAGGGATCGAGGTGGTAGGAGCAACAGATTCAATGACAGAAGACGTTCTCCTCCTCGCTACTCTCGTTCTCCTCCCCCTCGACGTGGCGGTAGAACGCGATCACGTAGCCGTGAATATAATTCTCCTCCCCCTAAAAGACATCAGTCTAG GTCGGTCTCACCACAGGAGAGACGATATGAGAAGGAGAGGTCATACTCTCGTTCACCACCACGTAATGGCTCAAGGGCTCGCAGTGGAAGTCATGAGAAGGTGAAGAAAAGCTACAGCAGGAGCAGGAGCCCAAGAAGAAGTGTGAGCCCGAGAAGGAACAGGAGCTACACTCCTGAACAAGCCAGGAGCCCTGTTCCTAGGCAGAGTAGGAGCCCAAGCCC